A window of the Falco rusticolus isolate bFalRus1 chromosome 1, bFalRus1.pri, whole genome shotgun sequence genome harbors these coding sequences:
- the TESC gene encoding calcineurin B homologous protein 3: MGSAHSVPAEMRELADRTGFTSEQIEHLHRRFKQLSQDQLTIRKENFDSIPDLEFNPIRGKIVHAFFDKRNLRQESDGLADEINFEDFLTIMSYFRPIEMNMDEEQLDRFRKEKLKFLFHMYDSDHDGKITLQEYRNVVEELLSGNPHLEKESARSIADGAMMEAASICVGQMGPDQVYEGITFEDFLKMWQGIDIETKMHVRFLNMETIAHCY, encoded by the exons TCACCTCTGAACAGATCGAGCACCTGCACCGGCGATTCAAGCAGCTGAGCCAGGACCAGCTAACAATCCG CAAGGAGAATTTTGACAGCATCCCCGATCTGGAGTTCAATCCCATTAGGGGGAAAATTGTCCATGCCTTTTTCGACAAGCG GAACTTGCGGCAGGAGTCGGATGGGCTGGCGGACGAGATAAACTTCGAAGACTTCCTGACCATCATGTCCTACTTCAGACCCATCGAGATGAACATGGATGAGGAGCAGCTCGATCGATTCCGGAAAGAGAAACTCAAAT TCCTCTTCCATATGTACGACTCGGACCATGACGGGAAGATCACGCTGCAGGAGTACAGAAAT GTGGTGGAGGAGCTGCTGTCAGGAAACCCCCACCTGGAGAAGGAGTCGGCACGGTCCATCGCCGACGGGGCCATGATGGAGGCAGCCAGCATCTGTGTGGGACAAATG GGGCCGGACCAGGTGTACGAGGGCATCACCTTCGAAGACTTCCTTAAG ATGTGGCAGGGGATTGACATCGAAACTAAGATGCATGTCCGCTTCCTCAACATGGAGACCATCGCGCACTGCTACTGA